In one window of Notolabrus celidotus isolate fNotCel1 chromosome 15, fNotCel1.pri, whole genome shotgun sequence DNA:
- the nsun4 gene encoding 5-methylcytosine rRNA methyltransferase NSUN4: MALLLDTRLLLRKIKDIRSLTPKRHRVKEKWAATRAKNPSSALALRHFDSTYSIQLGKLWPSVRVALLSERKYGALLNTFFHDAFLEDLEAQGCRDFIRDMDTEAQLSLQQESGDVSEKESVSVSAQKSDTDSQQLPPLPLSANIKCVVFPRGDITRFKPARPDKYGLLSYYLMDAASVLPCLALNVQEGHNVLDLCAAPGGKTLSLLQTHSLGFFCVNDTSVSRTIRLRKVLKSYIPKELLTDERIRITSFDGTKWGEIDRNTFDRVLVDVPCTTDRHSLMEDDNNIFNKNRAGERRRLPQLQAELLLAGILAACPGGEILYSTCTLSHIQNQNVVEQAIHLAHENHGIQLQVVDLQPLTHMFRKTFHFAPDLPLGEMVIPHLAANFGPIYMCKLQRLT, from the exons GCGGCCACACGTGCCAAGAATCCCTCCAGCGCTCTTGCCCTGCGCCACTTTGACTCCACATACAGCATCCAGCTGGGGAAGTTGTGGCCATCAGTCAGAGTCGCTCTGTTGTCAGAGAGGAAATATGGAGCCCTTCTGAATACTTTTTTCCATGATGCTTTTCTGGAAGACTTGGAAGCTCAAGGGTGCAGGGACTTCATCAGGGACATGGATACAGAAG ctcAGCTGAGTCTGCAGCAAGAATCTGGGGACGTATCTGAGAAGGAATCAGTCTCTGTCTCTGCGCAGAAATCTGACACTGACAGTCAGCAGCTTCCTCCTCTGCCGCTCAGTGCTaacatcaagtgtgtggtgttTCCAAGAGGGGATATCACAAGATTTAAGCCTGCAAG ACCAGATAAGTACGGGTTGTTGAGTTATTACCTGATGGATGCAGCTTCTGTGCTGCCATGTCTAGCTCTGAACGTTCAGGAGGGTCATAATGTTCTTGACCTCTGTGCCGCTCCAGGAGGCAAAACTTTGTCTTTACTGCAAACGCATTCTCTTG GTTTTTTCTGTGTGAATGATACCTCTGTGTCTCGAACAATCCGACTGAGAAAGGTCCTTAAAAGCTACATTCCCAAGGAGCTTCTGACTGATGAAAGAATACGCATCACCTCCTTTGATGGCACAAAGTGGGGTGAAATTGATAGGAACACATTTGACAGA GTTCTTGTTGACGTCCCCTGCACCACAGACAGACACTCACTGATGGAGGATGACAACAACATATTCAATAAGAACAGGGCGGGTGAGAGACGACGGCTGCCGCAGCTGcaagcagagctgctgct GGCGGGAATCTTGGCTGCTTGCCCAGGTGGAGAGATCCTTTACTCCACCTGCACTCTCTCTCATATCCAGAACCAGAATGTGGTTGAACAGGCCATCCACTTAGCCCACGAGAACCACGGCATCCAACTTCAG GTTGTTGACCTTCAACCCCTCACACACATGTTTAGGAAAACATTTCACTTCGCTCCTGACCTCCCGCTGGGTGAGATGGTCATCCCACACTTAGCTGCTAACTTTGGCCCCATCTACATGTGCAAACTACAGAGGCTCACGTAG